In Paenibacillus sp. 1781tsa1, one DNA window encodes the following:
- a CDS encoding PLP-dependent cysteine synthase family protein, with the protein MTVYQHVQELVGNTPLLELTRYPLPEGIRLFAKLEFMNPGGSVKDRIGKFLLEQALARGDVKPGGTVIEATAGNTGIGLALAAVGLNLNVIFTVPQKFSVEKQQLMKALGAMVVNTPTSEGMTGAIRKAESLAREIPGSYIPGQFSNVDNPLAHYEHLGPEIWRDLNGQVHIYVAGAGSGGTFMGGSRYLKEQNPLIKTCIVEPEGSILAGGPSGPHRTEGIGVETLSPFMDVNYFDAIHTISDEDAFERVKDLALLEGLLVGSSSGAAMQAALNEAVHAAPGSNIVVIFPDSSERYLSQNIYNGGQ; encoded by the coding sequence TTGACCGTTTATCAACATGTACAGGAACTTGTAGGTAATACGCCGCTACTTGAACTAACCCGTTATCCATTACCGGAAGGAATCCGCCTATTCGCCAAACTGGAATTCATGAATCCTGGAGGAAGTGTGAAAGACCGGATCGGCAAGTTTTTATTGGAGCAGGCCTTGGCACGAGGAGATGTTAAGCCAGGTGGAACGGTGATTGAAGCTACTGCCGGCAATACAGGAATTGGTCTTGCATTGGCGGCTGTAGGACTAAATTTAAATGTCATTTTCACGGTACCTCAGAAGTTCAGCGTCGAGAAGCAGCAATTGATGAAAGCCCTCGGAGCTATGGTCGTGAACACCCCCACCTCAGAAGGAATGACCGGTGCCATTCGCAAGGCGGAATCGCTTGCGAGAGAAATACCGGGTTCGTATATTCCAGGTCAGTTCTCCAATGTGGATAACCCACTCGCACATTATGAACATCTGGGTCCTGAGATTTGGCGTGATCTGAACGGACAGGTGCATATATATGTCGCCGGAGCCGGGTCTGGCGGAACCTTCATGGGAGGATCTCGCTATTTGAAGGAGCAAAACCCGTTAATCAAAACATGTATCGTAGAACCCGAAGGTTCGATTCTCGCAGGAGGGCCGTCGGGACCTCATCGTACAGAAGGAATAGGCGTCGAAACGTTATCTCCTTTTATGGATGTGAATTATTTTGATGCCATTCATACGATCTCAGATGAAGATGCCTTTGAGCGGGTCAAGGATCTAGCCCTGTTGGAAGGACTACTGGTAGGAAGTTCCTCAGGTGCAGCTATGCAAGCCGCGTTAAACGAAGCCGTTCACGCAGCTCCTGGAAGTAACATCGTCGTTATTTTCCCGGATAGCAGCGAACGGTATTTAAGCCAAAATATCTATAATGGAGGACAATGA
- a CDS encoding bifunctional cystathionine gamma-lyase/homocysteine desulfhydrase, whose protein sequence is MKPKTKLIHAGIVSDPHTGAVSVPIYQVSTYEQESVGVHKGYEYSRTGNPTRHALEEVIKELEDGVRGFAFSSGMAAIHAVLSLLKTGDHIILTDDVYGGTYRIFTKVLNRLGIESSFVDTTSLQALEQALQTNTKAIYVETPTNPLLKVTDIAAVANWSKQHELLFIVDNTFSTPYWQNPLALGADIVLHSATKYIGGHSDVVAGLAVVNSEQLGEDLHFIQNAIGAVLGPMDSWLLMRGLKTLGLRMEAQERNTEQIVTFLNQHPTVIKVYYPGLPDHPQHKLASTQSRGYGGMVSFDVGSAKKVDDVLSKVRYFTLAESLGAVESLISVPARMTHASIPYERRQELGITEGLIRISVGIEDVEDLLEDLKSALS, encoded by the coding sequence GTGAAACCAAAAACCAAGCTGATTCATGCAGGTATTGTTAGTGATCCACACACTGGAGCAGTGAGTGTACCTATCTATCAAGTAAGCACGTATGAGCAAGAATCGGTTGGCGTACACAAAGGATACGAGTATTCACGTACAGGCAACCCTACACGTCATGCGTTGGAAGAAGTCATTAAAGAGCTGGAGGATGGCGTTCGAGGGTTTGCTTTTAGTTCGGGAATGGCTGCAATTCACGCTGTACTGTCTCTGTTGAAAACTGGAGATCACATTATTCTGACGGATGATGTATACGGCGGGACCTATCGCATTTTCACCAAGGTGCTGAATCGTCTGGGGATCGAGTCTTCCTTTGTAGATACAACATCACTACAAGCACTGGAGCAAGCTTTGCAAACCAATACAAAGGCTATTTATGTAGAAACACCTACTAATCCGTTACTCAAGGTCACCGATATTGCAGCTGTAGCGAACTGGTCGAAACAACATGAACTGCTGTTCATCGTGGACAATACGTTTAGTACGCCTTATTGGCAAAACCCGCTGGCTCTAGGGGCAGATATTGTACTGCATTCTGCAACGAAATATATCGGTGGTCATAGTGATGTCGTGGCAGGACTTGCGGTTGTTAACAGCGAGCAACTTGGAGAAGATCTGCATTTTATCCAAAATGCAATCGGCGCAGTCCTGGGACCTATGGATTCCTGGTTACTAATGCGCGGTCTGAAAACGTTGGGATTGCGCATGGAAGCGCAAGAACGCAATACAGAGCAGATTGTAACATTTTTGAATCAGCACCCGACAGTGATCAAAGTCTATTATCCCGGGTTGCCCGACCATCCGCAGCACAAACTCGCTTCCACACAATCAAGAGGATATGGCGGTATGGTTTCCTTTGATGTAGGTAGTGCTAAAAAAGTAGATGATGTGTTAAGCAAAGTCCGTTATTTCACGTTGGCTGAAAGTCTGGGCGCGGTGGAAAGTTTAATTTCTGTACCTGCACGAATGACACATGCTTCCATTCCCTATGAACGTCGGCAAGAATTGGGGATCACGGAGGGTTTGATTCGTATCTCCGTTGGGATTGAGGATGTGGAGGATTTACTTGAGGATTTGAAATCTGCATTAAGTTAA
- a CDS encoding SbcC/MukB-like Walker B domain-containing protein: MKPILLKVAGLQSYREMQEIDFTVLTETGLFGIFGPTGSGKSSLLDAITLAMYGKVERAVNGTQGIMNHAEDSLSVAFTFELMSAEGTRRFRVERRFKRNNEVSVSNTISKFIETVNGEEQVLADKLADVNRCVEDVIGLKMDDFTRAVVLPQGKFAEFLSLKGSERRQMLQRLFHLEKYGDQLAIKLSRRVKDNDMVHQSLAAEQQGLGNASKETLEETKRLLQTAVQQSELSRKALDEAAKEAEQLGKIRELSNERQARTDEQQKLKALEPQIEAGEQRLKQSVAADVILPALQTVRDAMATQKQRQDTAETAHQQALEHERLAVQEAEKAEAARKQMTEEEPRLLLRLEQLEQAKELQRERDGLQADCSLLAQFLEQGQGEQTALGQQLEKEKELQQRGRKRREELQESLKPNEVKSEERRQLQAALELKHRVDTAAEQLQQNKADMQAYKQSAEQGADKLKVAAEEERRLSDQRQHLVEQASAGLEALLACEQDISREQSLLALAEEQLRGTMREQELHRLSSALRAELRDGEPCPVCGSPHHPLPAAPPGEGPHAGDSDLELLRSLHAELQELRFGLRQQLHERRSLLTQLGAAAGEAPAAAEAAPAAAEPEPAGSPEHGRSPAGWASRAAALREAAQALAAAAAPLQAEAAALQQAAVGAQQRRMEAAAAQEAGRAGLAQAERKLAESEAAAAALQGRWAAELPGIAQEEAKALYQAMQERDARAEDIKERLNKSVTFLEEKDQIIQSLQQKLVELDKQLIQWQTQWQGNNKLLAEKEERLRQWVGEQRVEDLIAAAQARLDGLRKEAEESAQRFKEADHLKQESAKKDVMAQQAAASATEHLQQAQERWNQLLEQSPFESDDAVVSAAMPSQEAERLAGEIQQHRERERELASQLRELEQKLGGAVVSEEQWLACTERLQLVRTQDEAALRAKARAERDLEDVEQRHVRWTELENKRLEVSRQGELLSKLQSAFRGNAFVEYIAEEQLMQVSHAASQRLRFLTKQRYSLEVDSGGGFVICDDANGGVKRPVSTLSGGETFLTSLSLALALSAQIQLRGQYPLQFFFLDEGFGTLDPELLDTVITSLEKLHDDRLAVGVISHVPELRARLPRKLVVIPAGEAGNGSRVVLETL, encoded by the coding sequence ATGAAGCCGATTCTATTAAAAGTTGCCGGACTGCAAAGCTATCGGGAGATGCAGGAGATTGATTTTACCGTGCTGACAGAGACGGGGCTATTCGGTATTTTCGGTCCAACGGGTAGTGGTAAATCTTCCTTGCTCGATGCCATCACACTCGCCATGTATGGCAAAGTGGAACGTGCAGTGAACGGGACGCAGGGCATTATGAATCATGCAGAGGATTCGTTGTCGGTTGCTTTTACATTTGAACTGATGTCGGCCGAAGGCACTCGAAGGTTCCGGGTAGAGCGACGTTTCAAACGAAATAATGAAGTGTCAGTGAGTAACACGATTAGCAAATTCATAGAGACGGTCAATGGCGAAGAACAGGTACTTGCCGACAAATTGGCAGATGTGAATCGCTGCGTTGAAGATGTGATCGGTTTGAAGATGGATGATTTTACACGTGCAGTGGTTCTTCCGCAAGGGAAGTTTGCCGAGTTTTTGTCACTCAAAGGCAGTGAACGTCGCCAGATGCTGCAACGATTATTCCATCTGGAGAAGTATGGCGATCAGCTAGCCATCAAATTAAGCCGGCGGGTCAAGGATAATGATATGGTTCACCAATCTCTTGCTGCGGAGCAACAGGGACTTGGCAATGCCAGTAAGGAGACGCTGGAAGAAACGAAACGTCTACTTCAAACCGCTGTTCAGCAGTCTGAATTGTCCCGCAAAGCGCTGGATGAAGCTGCGAAGGAAGCTGAACAACTGGGTAAAATCCGTGAGTTAAGTAACGAACGGCAGGCCCGGACGGATGAACAGCAGAAGCTGAAAGCACTGGAACCACAGATAGAGGCAGGCGAACAACGGCTGAAACAATCCGTTGCGGCAGATGTAATTCTGCCTGCGTTGCAGACGGTTCGAGATGCCATGGCTACACAGAAGCAGCGGCAGGATACCGCCGAGACAGCTCATCAGCAAGCGCTGGAACATGAGCGTCTGGCTGTTCAGGAAGCGGAGAAGGCCGAGGCGGCACGTAAGCAAATGACTGAGGAAGAACCGAGACTTTTGCTGCGTCTGGAGCAGCTCGAACAAGCGAAAGAGCTGCAACGGGAACGGGACGGGCTTCAAGCCGATTGCTCGCTCCTTGCGCAGTTTCTGGAACAGGGGCAGGGCGAACAGACTGCGCTGGGACAGCAACTTGAGAAAGAAAAGGAGCTGCAGCAGCGCGGGCGCAAACGGCGTGAGGAACTACAGGAGAGCCTCAAACCAAATGAGGTGAAGTCAGAGGAACGCAGGCAACTTCAGGCTGCGCTTGAACTGAAGCATCGTGTCGATACTGCTGCCGAGCAATTACAGCAAAACAAGGCTGACATGCAAGCCTATAAGCAGTCGGCAGAACAGGGAGCCGACAAGCTGAAGGTGGCGGCTGAGGAAGAAAGACGCCTGAGTGATCAGCGTCAGCATCTGGTAGAACAGGCGTCAGCAGGTCTTGAGGCCTTGCTTGCCTGTGAGCAGGACATCAGCCGCGAACAGAGCCTGCTGGCCCTTGCGGAGGAACAGCTGCGTGGCACGATGCGCGAGCAGGAGCTGCACCGGCTGTCCTCCGCCTTGCGCGCCGAGCTGCGCGATGGCGAGCCATGCCCGGTGTGCGGCTCGCCGCATCACCCGCTCCCGGCTGCGCCGCCGGGAGAAGGTCCGCACGCAGGCGATTCGGACCTGGAACTGCTGCGCAGCCTGCACGCGGAGCTGCAGGAGCTGCGCTTTGGGCTGCGCCAGCAGCTGCACGAACGTCGCAGCCTGCTGACGCAGCTTGGCGCTGCGGCCGGCGAAGCTCCGGCCGCAGCCGAGGCCGCGCCTGCGGCAGCGGAGCCCGAGCCCGCCGGGTCGCCCGAACACGGGCGCTCCCCGGCAGGCTGGGCATCGCGTGCCGCTGCGCTGCGCGAAGCCGCGCAGGCGCTGGCTGCCGCAGCAGCGCCGCTCCAGGCCGAAGCCGCCGCGTTGCAGCAGGCGGCTGTGGGCGCGCAGCAGCGCCGCATGGAAGCGGCAGCTGCGCAAGAGGCCGGCCGTGCCGGGCTCGCCCAGGCGGAGCGCAAGCTGGCCGAGAGCGAGGCTGCCGCGGCTGCCTTGCAGGGCCGCTGGGCCGCGGAACTGCCGGGCATCGCTCAGGAGGAGGCCAAGGCCCTCTATCAGGCGATGCAGGAGCGCGATGCGCGCGCCGAAGACATCAAGGAACGTCTGAACAAAAGTGTGACGTTCCTTGAGGAAAAAGATCAGATCATTCAATCTCTCCAGCAGAAGCTGGTGGAATTGGACAAACAACTGATCCAGTGGCAAACGCAGTGGCAGGGCAATAACAAACTTCTCGCCGAGAAGGAAGAACGCTTGCGCCAGTGGGTTGGGGAGCAGCGGGTAGAAGACCTGATTGCTGCGGCTCAGGCTCGTCTGGATGGACTGCGGAAAGAAGCTGAGGAGTCTGCACAACGCTTCAAAGAAGCTGATCATCTGAAACAGGAATCAGCCAAGAAAGATGTCATGGCTCAGCAGGCTGCCGCCTCGGCAACAGAGCATCTGCAACAGGCACAGGAACGGTGGAATCAATTGCTGGAACAATCCCCGTTCGAATCGGATGATGCCGTTGTGTCCGCGGCGATGCCTTCCCAGGAAGCAGAACGGCTGGCAGGGGAGATCCAGCAGCATCGTGAACGTGAGCGTGAACTGGCATCCCAATTGCGTGAACTGGAACAAAAGCTGGGTGGTGCTGTCGTATCGGAAGAACAGTGGTTAGCCTGCACTGAACGATTACAGCTGGTCCGGACTCAGGATGAGGCTGCTCTTCGTGCCAAAGCACGTGCAGAACGTGATCTGGAGGATGTGGAGCAGCGACATGTTCGCTGGACCGAACTGGAGAACAAGCGGTTGGAGGTAAGCCGTCAAGGCGAACTGCTCAGCAAACTTCAATCCGCATTCAGAGGTAATGCTTTTGTTGAGTATATTGCGGAGGAACAACTGATGCAGGTCAGTCATGCGGCATCTCAGCGTCTGCGCTTCCTGACCAAACAACGTTATTCACTGGAGGTGGATTCCGGTGGTGGTTTTGTGATCTGTGATGATGCCAACGGGGGAGTCAAACGACCGGTTTCGACGTTATCCGGTGGCGAGACGTTTTTGACTTCGTTGTCACTGGCCTTGGCACTGTCGGCCCAGATTCAGCTGCGAGGTCAGTACCCGCTTCAATTCTTCTTCCTGGATGAAGGGTTCGGTACACTTGACCCTGAGCTGTTGGATACCGTCATTACTTCTCTGGAAAAATTACATGACGACCGATTGGCTGTTGGTGTAATCAGTCACGTGCCTGAACTGCGTGCACGCTTGCCGCGCAAGCTTGTGGTGATTCCGGCAGGGGAGGCTGGAAACGGCTCACGGGTGGTCTTGGAGACCCTGTAG
- a CDS encoding exonuclease SbcCD subunit D: protein MRILHTGDWHLGKTLEGRSRLREQEDFVDELVRLADEQQADAILMAGDVYDSVNPPAAAEQLFYEAAARLTADGRPLVVIAGNHDQPERVASVTPLVNRQGITLVGMPTSEAVTIYAKRTGETGQIAALPYPSEARLNELLTTDGDENVLRQAYSQRVGMLMQRLAASFRPDTVNMAMSHIYVLGGLESDSERPIQIGGAYTVDPSSLSTGAQYTALGHLHRAQAVKGDGVIRYSGSPLAYSFSEAGQSKSVTMVDLAPGGAAQVEEVLLTSGRPLVRWQARGGLAEVYRWLDEGRDPQAFIDMEVWLDEAMSLKEIQQLRKSHEGIIHIRPVYPEMAAAGLLEQRSELPVHELFRKFYQRQTGGAQPEESLVQLFLELVDEDEPGVREEVEER from the coding sequence ATGCGTATTTTGCACACAGGGGACTGGCATTTGGGAAAAACGCTGGAAGGACGAAGCCGACTGCGTGAACAGGAGGATTTCGTTGATGAACTCGTCAGACTGGCGGATGAGCAGCAGGCGGATGCCATATTGATGGCTGGAGATGTGTATGATTCGGTGAATCCTCCCGCAGCGGCGGAGCAGCTGTTTTACGAAGCTGCAGCGCGTCTGACAGCAGATGGAAGACCTCTCGTGGTCATTGCAGGCAATCATGATCAGCCAGAGCGTGTAGCTTCTGTTACGCCACTTGTGAACAGGCAGGGCATTACACTCGTAGGTATGCCTACTTCAGAAGCAGTGACTATCTATGCAAAGCGGACCGGGGAGACTGGACAGATTGCGGCATTACCTTATCCTTCTGAAGCAAGATTGAATGAATTGCTGACAACGGATGGGGACGAAAATGTGCTTCGTCAGGCATACAGTCAACGGGTGGGGATGTTAATGCAGCGTCTGGCAGCTTCTTTTCGCCCGGATACCGTGAACATGGCCATGAGTCATATCTATGTGCTCGGCGGACTTGAGAGTGATTCGGAACGTCCGATTCAGATCGGTGGGGCCTACACAGTGGACCCTTCATCTTTATCGACTGGTGCGCAATACACGGCGCTTGGGCATCTTCATCGGGCACAGGCTGTCAAAGGAGACGGTGTGATTCGATATAGCGGTTCTCCTCTCGCCTACAGCTTTTCGGAAGCGGGGCAGAGCAAATCTGTCACGATGGTTGATCTGGCACCGGGCGGAGCAGCACAGGTAGAAGAAGTTTTGTTAACGTCCGGGCGTCCGCTTGTTCGTTGGCAGGCACGTGGTGGTCTGGCAGAAGTATATCGCTGGCTGGATGAGGGACGTGATCCGCAGGCTTTTATCGACATGGAAGTGTGGCTGGACGAGGCGATGTCCCTGAAGGAGATTCAGCAGTTGCGAAAATCACATGAAGGTATCATCCATATTCGCCCGGTGTATCCCGAGATGGCTGCAGCAGGACTTTTGGAGCAACGATCCGAGCTGCCCGTACATGAACTGTTCCGTAAATTCTATCAGCGTCAGACCGGTGGTGCACAGCCGGAAGAAAGCCTGGTACAGCTTTTCCTGGAACTTGTGGATGAAGACGAGCCGGGTGTGCGTGAGGAGGTCGAGGAAAGATGA
- the addA gene encoding helicase-exonuclease AddAB subunit AddA, translating into MTNMPKPEGSFWSDDQWSAISESGEDILVAAAAGSGKTAVLVERIIRKIADPSQGFSVDRLLVATFTKAAAAEMKQRIREALERALEEQPGEEHLRKQLSLLGRASITTLHSFCMEVIRRYYQQIPLNPAFRILNENEAEIMRQELLEELFEEKYGEEDEGSTFRELVDWFSGERNDDAMHRLVQRLYDFSRSHSWPDHWLSEMASAFQVESVEALGHSAWVQSILRDAALALSGAAGLLRQGIHISMQPEGPAPYADTLKEDLVMVEELLSAVEVMPWERLPEVFQPATFGKLKPCKKDQTDPALQDQVKELREAAKKAVSDLKGSLFGRSAFSFWQELEQAAPLMQELARLVSTFGERYRQAKQERGQVDFSDLEHYCLHILRHEDSTPELSMPSDAAMEYRSRFDEVLLDEYQDTNTVQEDIVKLISRENPGNRFMVGDVKQSIYRFRLAEPGLFMNKYRQYGASMREDGSVEDRLSRTGQRIDLARNFRSRAEVVHSVNMIFRQLMNEGVAEIAYDERAQLAYGATFPSETLGDEAYTPELMLIDRQGGGPDLTESTDENGDASVSAELESAELETAQLEARAIARRIREMVGDTDKPALHVYDKALQTMRPARYGDMVILLRSTLMWAPLMIEEFRQQGIPAGGEQSKGYFQATEVEIMVSLLQLVDNPRQDIPLASVLRSPIVGLDEEELAQIRLGDKRQSFYDAVISAAGEWGDSSTNAVKQSRQENHPDSNIVQLQWPEAWSEMEEGQRETAASVEAEILDDGYEFDVHTEGIQDAGFTGHASEDMGITEISGAALQQKLIRFLRQLQQWRLEARQGSLSELIWRMYRETGYLDWVGGLPGGLQRQSNLKALYDRARQYEESTANRGLFRFLTYVSRLRENGGDLGTVAGSSGEQDNAVRIMTIHRSKGLEFPIVFVGGISKMFNQQDLNAPFLMHKELGFGPRFVDRENRVAYPTLANLAIRRRAQFELLAEEMRVLYVALTRPKEKMILLGTVKDAAKKALAWSQVKDSPELALPDYLLAAGRSYLDWIGPSLMRHPDAAVLRELAGSHDSFSACLADDQSRWAISIISADHVSRDHVVDQTLGEEDGMTVVRKERIAALKAVQPVKLVTSSTVEELAKSAQDTANQNIADADTVALQQEETRLIHEVDQRLSWTYPYEAATQVAASTSVTELKTLLAMQDIQSVEVMEELGEQSEKLLAHNNPGINNIKDEAGYEQRGTSSELNEQETGSGSDSTGTMNVSDTGSAGTSFKLHLRRPKFMGEKQLTGAERGNVYHTLMQHLPVDGSTTVDSQLVEQTIERLIKLQILLPHHVEAIEPEELTGFFNTEPGEELLRAEWVKREIPFVYGLPAHQSPVEWLHERASNSDMQALNIDNKMKATIENETVLVQGIIDCLYEVNGELVLLDYKTDRVLEHRGGLDELTKNYRFQLDLYGRAIEDILGRKVDRKWLYFFDGGHAVKL; encoded by the coding sequence ATGACGAATATGCCAAAACCGGAGGGTAGCTTCTGGAGTGATGACCAGTGGAGTGCCATCTCGGAAAGCGGAGAAGACATCCTGGTTGCCGCAGCTGCGGGATCAGGCAAGACAGCCGTGCTGGTTGAACGAATTATTCGCAAGATCGCAGATCCCTCCCAAGGATTCAGTGTGGATCGCTTGCTTGTAGCTACATTTACCAAAGCGGCCGCTGCCGAGATGAAACAACGGATTCGGGAAGCGCTGGAACGTGCGCTTGAAGAGCAGCCTGGAGAAGAGCATCTGCGTAAGCAGCTGTCGCTGCTTGGACGGGCATCGATTACAACGCTGCATTCATTCTGTATGGAAGTCATTCGCCGTTATTATCAGCAAATTCCGTTGAACCCGGCTTTTCGTATCCTGAATGAAAATGAAGCGGAAATCATGCGGCAAGAACTGCTTGAAGAACTATTTGAGGAAAAGTATGGCGAAGAAGATGAAGGCAGTACATTCCGCGAATTGGTGGACTGGTTCAGTGGAGAACGAAATGATGATGCCATGCATCGACTGGTGCAACGCTTGTATGATTTCTCCCGCAGTCATTCCTGGCCGGATCATTGGCTCTCAGAGATGGCATCCGCTTTTCAGGTGGAAAGCGTGGAGGCACTTGGACATTCAGCGTGGGTTCAGAGTATTTTGCGTGATGCGGCTCTTGCTTTAAGTGGTGCAGCAGGACTGCTCCGTCAAGGCATCCATATTTCCATGCAGCCTGAAGGTCCGGCACCTTATGCAGATACGTTAAAAGAAGATCTGGTGATGGTGGAAGAGCTGTTGTCTGCGGTGGAGGTCATGCCATGGGAAAGGTTGCCCGAAGTGTTTCAACCCGCTACATTTGGCAAACTGAAACCCTGCAAAAAAGATCAGACAGACCCGGCCTTACAGGATCAGGTGAAGGAACTCCGTGAGGCTGCGAAAAAGGCAGTTTCCGATCTGAAAGGCTCATTGTTTGGAAGAAGTGCGTTTTCGTTCTGGCAGGAACTGGAGCAGGCGGCACCACTCATGCAGGAGTTGGCGAGGTTGGTTAGTACATTTGGAGAACGTTATCGACAGGCCAAACAGGAACGTGGGCAAGTTGACTTCAGTGATCTGGAGCATTACTGTCTTCACATTTTGCGACATGAGGATTCAACGCCTGAACTGTCGATGCCTTCCGATGCGGCTATGGAGTACCGTTCGCGATTCGATGAAGTGTTGCTTGATGAATATCAGGATACCAATACAGTTCAGGAAGATATCGTGAAACTGATCTCCAGAGAAAACCCGGGTAACCGATTCATGGTCGGTGATGTCAAACAGAGTATCTATCGTTTCCGGTTGGCTGAGCCGGGTCTATTTATGAACAAGTATCGCCAGTATGGAGCGAGCATGCGTGAGGATGGAAGTGTTGAAGATCGCCTGAGTCGGACAGGCCAACGTATTGATCTTGCGCGGAATTTCCGCAGTCGTGCGGAAGTCGTGCATTCAGTCAATATGATATTCCGGCAACTCATGAACGAAGGTGTGGCAGAGATTGCTTACGATGAACGAGCTCAACTGGCATATGGGGCTACGTTCCCGTCAGAAACGCTAGGTGATGAGGCGTATACACCTGAACTTATGCTGATCGATCGTCAGGGCGGTGGTCCTGATCTGACAGAGAGTACGGATGAGAATGGGGATGCATCGGTCTCCGCAGAACTGGAGAGTGCCGAACTTGAAACAGCCCAGTTGGAAGCACGGGCGATCGCAAGGCGTATTCGTGAGATGGTTGGGGATACGGACAAACCTGCCCTCCATGTATATGACAAAGCCCTGCAAACGATGCGCCCGGCACGTTACGGTGACATGGTCATCTTGTTGCGTTCGACCTTGATGTGGGCTCCGCTCATGATTGAGGAATTCAGACAGCAGGGAATTCCTGCTGGAGGAGAACAGAGCAAGGGTTACTTCCAGGCTACAGAAGTGGAAATCATGGTGTCTCTGCTTCAGCTTGTTGATAATCCAAGGCAGGATATTCCGCTCGCTTCCGTGCTTCGTTCCCCGATTGTTGGACTGGATGAAGAAGAACTGGCACAGATTCGGCTCGGTGACAAAAGACAGTCATTCTATGATGCAGTTATATCGGCTGCTGGAGAATGGGGCGATTCTTCCACTAATGCTGTAAAACAATCCCGGCAGGAAAATCATCCTGATTCCAATATCGTCCAGTTGCAGTGGCCGGAAGCCTGGTCAGAGATGGAAGAGGGACAGCGGGAGACAGCCGCTTCTGTCGAGGCAGAGATCCTGGATGATGGATATGAATTCGATGTGCATACAGAAGGAATTCAAGATGCTGGTTTTACTGGACATGCAAGCGAGGATATGGGTATAACGGAGATCTCAGGCGCGGCGTTGCAGCAAAAGTTAATTCGCTTTTTGCGTCAATTGCAGCAGTGGAGACTTGAGGCAAGACAAGGCAGTCTGAGTGAACTGATTTGGCGTATGTACCGAGAAACCGGGTATTTAGACTGGGTTGGTGGTCTTCCCGGAGGATTGCAACGTCAAAGTAATCTTAAGGCATTGTACGATCGCGCACGACAATATGAGGAATCAACTGCAAATCGCGGTTTATTCCGTTTCCTGACCTATGTCTCCAGACTGCGGGAAAACGGGGGAGACCTGGGGACTGTAGCGGGTAGTTCCGGTGAGCAGGACAACGCTGTACGTATCATGACGATTCACCGGAGTAAGGGTCTGGAGTTTCCGATTGTCTTTGTCGGAGGCATATCCAAGATGTTCAATCAGCAGGATCTGAACGCACCGTTTCTAATGCATAAGGAACTGGGATTTGGTCCGAGGTTTGTGGATCGTGAGAACCGGGTTGCCTATCCTACACTAGCCAATCTGGCGATTCGTCGTCGTGCGCAATTTGAATTGCTTGCTGAAGAGATGCGTGTGTTGTACGTTGCGTTGACCCGTCCCAAAGAGAAAATGATTCTGCTAGGTACTGTAAAAGATGCCGCGAAAAAAGCGCTGGCATGGTCTCAGGTCAAGGATAGTCCTGAACTGGCATTGCCAGATTATCTGCTTGCAGCAGGACGGAGTTACCTGGACTGGATTGGACCATCCCTGATGAGACATCCAGATGCGGCTGTGTTGCGTGAACTTGCTGGAAGTCATGATTCGTTCTCAGCCTGTCTTGCAGATGATCAATCACGATGGGCGATTTCTATTATTTCCGCCGATCATGTGTCCCGTGACCATGTGGTGGATCAGACACTCGGTGAAGAAGACGGGATGACTGTGGTGCGGAAAGAACGAATTGCTGCGCTAAAAGCGGTTCAGCCCGTGAAATTGGTTACATCCTCAACTGTAGAAGAGCTGGCGAAGAGTGCACAAGATACAGCGAACCAAAACATTGCAGATGCAGATACAGTAGCTCTTCAACAAGAGGAGACACGGCTAATTCACGAGGTGGATCAACGGCTTTCATGGACATATCCCTATGAAGCAGCAACTCAAGTGGCAGCCAGTACATCTGTCACGGAGTTGAAAACGTTACTTGCGATGCAGGATATCCAGTCCGTAGAGGTGATGGAGGAACTGGGAGAACAGTCCGAGAAATTATTGGCTCACAACAACCCAGGAATCAATAACATCAAGGATGAGGCAGGTTATGAACAACGTGGCACATCCAGTGAACTTAACGAGCAGGAGACTGGATCAGGCTCAGATTCAACCGGTACGATGAACGTTTCGGATACGGGATCTGCGGGTACATCATTCAAATTACATCTGCGTCGTCCCAAATTTATGGGAGAGAAACAACTGACAGGGGCAGAACGGGGGAACGTGTATCATACGTTGATGCAGCATCTTCCTGTGGATGGATCAACAACCGTTGACTCACAGCTTGTTGAACAGACAATTGAGCGGTTGATTAAGCTTCAGATTCTGCTGCCCCATCATGTTGAGGCGATCGAACCCGAAGAACTGACCGGATTTTTCAATACAGAACCAGGGGAAGAATTATTGCGTGCAGAGTGGGTAAAACGGGAGATCCCTTTTGTATATGGACTTCCGGCACATCAGTCTCCTGTGGAATGGTTACATGAGCGGGCATCGAACTCAGATATGCAGGCACTAAATATAGATAACAAAATGAAGGCAACGATTGAAAATGAAACCGTGCTTGTACAGGGGATTATTGACTGTTTGTATGAGGTGAACGGCGAGCTTGTCTTGCTTGATTACAAGACGGATCGGGTGTTGGAGCATCGTGGTGGTTTGGATGAACTCACCAAAAATTATCGCTTCCAGCTGGATCTGTATGGACGGGCGATTGAAGATATATTAGGTCGGAAAGTTGACCGGAAATGGCTGTACTTTTTTGATGGTGGACATGCAGTGAAACTGTAA